CCCCCCTCCTCTTCCAATGGACGATTTTATGAGACCGACTGTACCTCAAAAACCCTCATATGTCAAATCAGCTGCATCCACTGTTGTTAAGAGACCTTTAGCTCAGCATACTCCACAATTAACAGCTATGGTGAGTTTCATTTGGTGATTATTGTTCTATGATGTTCTTTATTTTGTTCTCGGAACTCTGGTTTatcttaaaaaattttttttttttttaaaagttacttGTGTGTGTTACAGGTCCCTGCATCGGTTCGGGTGAGGAGAGAGACAGCTGtaccaaaaacaaaaccaaagcCGTCTGTTTCATCAGTATCAGTATCTCCGCATCCTGCACCAGTTCTAACTGTTCCGAAAGAACCAACGGTTAAAGTGTCGACTTCATCAGCAGCCAAACCTCCAAGTGTAGATGATTCTTACATGGCGTTTTTGGAGGATATGAAAGCTCTTGGTGCTCTTGACAACTAATGGAAGGGAATTGTACAGGATGTAGTGATGGTGGTCCTGTGGGGTAATTTGGTGCATAGATACATTTCTTGTCATCCTTTTAGTTCAATATTCCTTTATGATTTCCCTGCAATGGAACCGTCTTGCTCAAGGCTCTTAACGGGTTCCTTGTTTTTGGATTGTATGGGAGCATTCTGAACATTAGTTGTCATGGGCTGAACGTTAAGCCAGATAGATGTACTGTAAAAGGATCTATATTGATCTtccaaatttagtttttttttttttcatcgcCAAGAAAAGCTATTTAGTAAGCAAGTGCTTGTAAAAGCATGATGGCTTGTCAGGTTGCGGGTTTGATTGATGCAAACAACTGGACTGAAGATTTGTTGATTTATCGCTTTATTTTTCTTACTGCAACTATTTTAATTATGGGGGTTTAAGTTCCATACCGATATTGTGAAATGTGAACTTCAGTTAGCGAGATTTAGTGTGTGGAAATATGTAAGTTTTAACCAACAaacatgatgatgatatataaaaCTGAAACTGTGCTGATGTTGAGATAGCTCCATTTGTTTAGATTGCTGGTCCATGTTTTCTGTTATGATGTAATACATTTGAAAAACCTTATGCATAAATAAGTTTAATGTTGTTGGACGGCTCATTTCCAAACGTGCAAGGTGACTAGGCGATTTAAGACGAGAGTAGTTTTTCCAAGGATTTAATCAGATATGTCAAGCTATATGTGGAATAGTCAAATAGTCCTTGACGTTGATGTAATAACTGAAAAATGTTGTCAATAACAAAGGTTTATAAGTACTGTTTTTAATAAATACAACTTAGAATTGTGAATATGTATGATTTTATGGCTCATCTATTTCTAGTAAACATACAAGTAAGAATCAAACTGAGCTTGAAAGGCTTGGActcaacttgaaaattttatGCTAAGCTCGACATGCTTTTTAATTGAATCTCGAACCTCGACTAGAAAATATAATTGCTAAAGCGTTGTCTCATTATTACCAAGTTCATATCGACttttccatttatttatttataataataataaatctggAAAGTCGATTCCTTTCCTCtgggtttaaaaaaataaatggtttgCGAATTTGGGCTTGCTGGAACGCGAGCCCAAAGATAATGTAAGTCATGGAGATTCGGCCCAATTGGATAACCCTAGACAGGACATATACAAAACGCACCCCTGGTTGCATACTCCTTAACTTTTTAACAATAGCAGCAGCATCAAATCAACCTCGTCTCCGTCATCCCGAACTGAACTCCAAGCTGCTCTACTAGGGTTTTCCTCGTAAGATCTCTTTtccttattttattaaatatatatatatatatatatattcatgccTGAAATCATACAATAGAATATATGTAATGTGTGAGTTTTTGATTAGTTATTGTTTGGATGCTCTACTACATTTtactagattattattatttatcgtTACTTAGACCATAATTTCTAATTATttagaatataataaaataagattaagaaaaaggGCTGTTGTGTAGTTATGGAGCCTCGAGTGAAGAACGGGTGAGCCGTAAAGCTTAGTTCTTCTCATAGCGCTCCGCATATTTATTTGCCTTTACCGCATACGAAAACTTTGTCTATAGTTTTGTTTTCATTGGGTTGTTTTTGAGGCGTATATTTTAGTGAAGACTTGAATTATATCTTACGATATATGATAATCAGATAAGAAACTGTACATTACATGATATATAATCACCTAAAAACCGATGTTTTTTTGTTAGCTTAAATCGTTtcaagtatatatttattttgcatATAACATTAGTATATTAGTTGTTGTGTGTGAGTGAAAATGTGGCTGTGTTCATGTATCCAAAATGAATATTAGTATACTAGCgtttatttgttattaatttatgGGTTTTAATGAACTAGGCCTTCAAGATGTATACCTCAATGAAGAAGATCCAAAAGGACAAGGATGTTGAACCCACCGAGTTTGAGCAGACTGTTGCTCAGGTCAAtgccttttctttctttttgagtttttttttttagcttagtttattttttgaaatgtttGATGATTTCTATATAATCATATCTTTGCAGGCTTTGTTTGATTTGGAGAACACTCACTCAGAGCTCAAGAGTGACTTGAAAGACTTGTACATCAATTCCGCAAAGTAAGAATTTATGATGCCTTCATTTGGATATGTCATATGTATCAATTCTTTTTTAGTTCATTATGAATAACGTCCGTATTGTATGGTCTTTTGACAGACAAGTTGACGTTTTTGCAAACAAAAAGGCTATTGTGGTTAATGTTCCTTACCGATTGAGGAAACCCTTCCGCAAGATCCATACTAAGCTTGTTAGAGAGCTTGAGAAGAAGTTCAGTGGCATGGTacttgttgtttttttttttacagccTTTTCTAAAATTCAAGACGAGTGATTCTGGAAACTATTGTATGTGTGCCTTTTGGAAATGGAAACAGTAAGTGAGTTTATATTGATTATATAGGATGTTGTTTTCATCGCCACTAGAAGAATAGTGAGGCCACCAAAGAAAGGGTCTGCAGCTCAAAGACCTCGTTCCCGCACCCTTACAGCTGTGCATGATGCCATGCTTGAGGATGTTGTGCACCCTGCTGAGATTGTCGGCAAACGTATCCGATACAGAATTGATGGGTCCAAAATCATCAAGGTGAAATGCAGTACTTCTCAACTTTGAAAAATGTTGTTTTGAAGACTTCATGTGCTTTTATCTGATTTGCTTGACTTGAAACTTGTGTAGGTCTACTTGGACCCAAAGGCACGCAATGACACTGAGTACAAGCTGGAGACATTCAGTGGAGTCTACAGGAAGCTTTCTGGTAAAGACGTTGTCTTTGAGTACCCCATGACCGATGCATGAGATGTGTTTAACTAGCTAGGCTTTCGAATCCTTTGCCTTATATTTTATGTTGAGAAGTTGAGAATTGTTTATTTTTGCTTTTGAAATTTTGACTATACAATATTAGTCTCTTTTGATCGTTTCTGGTACCCATTTATATCTGCTGTTTGATGGGTTGATATTTACTTGTTCTCAACCTGGTCTCTTTATGTCAGTTGTTTTTCCAGCAACTGATATCGATCTGTTGACTTTTTAGATTGTTTGTAATCCCCTTCTTTCTGGCGTGTAAGAAAGCAATGGAAATCTGACTGAAccagtttttttatatattgactAATGAAAACATATTTGTTTGTCAGGGTgctaatattaaatttttagcTATAGGTAGAGTGTAACTAACAGTATCAGTAAGAAATACACAGTTGCTCTTGAAGAAAACTGTCGTCACATGGCAATCACAACTGCATGAGCATGTGTCATTTGAACCTTGCCGTCTCAGGTTTAGAAATCACACATTTAGGCGTGTGGTTAAGTGATGGTAATCACTAACCAGTTAGTGGTGAAGGACGATATGGCTGGTGATTGGTGATGTGAGTGTGATCCGCCCTGTAATATGGTAATGATAGTATGGTAGCGATCCACCCCCACCCCGTAATATGGTAGTCATAATCTTCATCCTAATAATCTTCTGACAATAGTATTTGAATCAGATTCGTTCACTTGCAAGAACAAGATGAATCGTCATCAAGGTAATTTGGTAGTTAGGAGTTCTACGTCATTATGTTAGACCACGTACGTCTTGGTGTTATGATGTGTTATCTCAAAAAGTCTGAAGAGAGAAAACCTCTTTCATTTACTTGTTTACAAAAATTCCTTCTTTCCTAGTAATCATGCCACAAGTCATAAACTAGTAAGATTCAGGAGTaagtttaaaataatatatcattgTCTCATCCTCGTTAAGGATGTGGCGTAATGAAATGTGATGCCGTCATCCACACGGACCACACCATATGCTTTTAGTGGGTGTTTGGGATCTGCTTATTCGTatgtttattgttatttttattttttaaacatataagtAGTAACAAACACCTGTTAGAAATTGATTATCTGTTTTATAACGAGTAAGTGGTTTTTATAAGCAGAGAAGTGTATATAAATAAGCAATTCCAAACACCTCTGGGTTGGAATGTTTCTAGAAAAAAGCGATCCAAGATTTCTATGTAACCCGTGTTTGGTTTCAAATAGGGATTGGGCTGTAAAGAGGAACAAGAAACTTGTTATGTTACTTAACAAAGTGATTTGAATTATTACCAAATGTCATACCAGTACTTTGTTATTGCACTATAAGATGAGTATTTCTTCTTATCTTTTAATGAtcaatgattatatattttcaagaaACTTAGTCTTGACAAAGTAATTCTTCTTAGTTGGCAGTTAGTTGTACCCAACGGATCATTGACTGTTCTTAGTGAGAAGTTTAAACATAATTTTTCTAGGTAGTGGGTGGACTTATATTTAGCCTTTCACGTTTAAGCCTTCTTAGCTAGACGACcggatttaatattttaaatgaataatTCTATCAAGTCAGTAACCCATTTAACATACTAATCTACatcataaaacaaaaacattcgacaggttaaagtttcaagtatataAAATTTCTTATACTCGTATTTCTGTGTTTAATACTTTAACATAACTAgatattttcaatatatttataacaattaATGTACTATCAATTAGTTACAAATAATATTAGATTTAAATCAGTTATAAAGtctacatataaataaaagtaaataatattaaattaaagacCAACTATTTTTTGTGTAATATCATTGTAACTCTATTTTTTTAGAGTTACCACATATCATCATACAAAATCGATATCTAGCGGAACAAAACATCGCCACACCAATCCTTATTCCTATGACATATATCTTATTCTTCAtgaaattaaaaagtcaaagttttttataaaattaactgAGAACTCTTGACTCAGTAGTCCTTTTAAAACCCAAGATCAACGCCTATAAATTTAGGCCAAAACCATGAATAACGTAAAACATCCGATATTCGAACTAAAAGTTGAA
The Erigeron canadensis isolate Cc75 chromosome 2, C_canadensis_v1, whole genome shotgun sequence DNA segment above includes these coding regions:
- the LOC122588638 gene encoding 40S ribosomal protein S7-like; protein product: MYTSMKKIQKDKDVEPTEFEQTVAQALFDLENTHSELKSDLKDLYINSAKQVDVFANKKAIVVNVPYRLRKPFRKIHTKLVRELEKKFSGMDVVFIATRRIVRPPKKGSAAQRPRSRTLTAVHDAMLEDVVHPAEIVGKRIRYRIDGSKIIKVYLDPKARNDTEYKLETFSGVYRKLSGKDVVFEYPMTDA